A window of Daphnia pulicaria isolate SC F1-1A chromosome 4, SC_F0-13Bv2, whole genome shotgun sequence genomic DNA:
aaatgttgagaACGTGTTATTATCTAAACAAACTACAAATTtaagttttgaaaaatatcaGACTATTTTCGTAAATCAAGAGCCGCATTAATTATTTACTAGTGGACTTCTTGCTACTGCGCTTGGTAAGAGAGGTAGGCACTAATTGGGGTGGATGGTAAAAGATTTCCTTCGACTCAGCGTCATCACTATTTTTCCGCAATTCCGCTACAAGCCCCTTTCTGCAATCAGGTCCAATATTATTCAAGAAGAGTTGAACGAAATCTTTGTCCCCTCCCGGATTGTTAGTTAGTGGGGGCGGAGACGTGTACATCGACACTTTTTCATTAGGGTGATTCTTCTTAGCCGATTGAAAGCCTGCAGCCTTGGCCGCCTGGTCAGTTGTGTACAATCCTTGATACGTCGCATCGTCCGTCTTGTAGTTCAGGTGCCCACCTGCTAAGCGGTTACGTTTCAATGCGACTAGCACTCGAAAAACATCTCGGACATCTTCAAAATCGTAAGTgtacaaacaaatcaaataggTTTTGGCTTCACCGTTGGCGACTTTTGCTCCATTGCCAAGTTGATTGCTCGCAAGAAGATTCTTGACTTTTTCCCAAGTTTGATCAACGTATTGCTTGCTGATGAAGAGCATCCATTTACCACTACGAACAGATTTGACCGCGTCGGGTAATTGAGCCCAAATCCATGAGACGAAAGGACAACGACAACGAGATGGTTGCATGTCACAATCAGACTTATGATTTTTGGCTTCTCTGTCAATAAGATTTGTTGCAGATGCTTGTTTCTTTGGAATGTTGCTTTCTGTGGAATCGCTGGAAAGTTTCCGTTTACTGGAAGACAATTGCGCAGAGTAGACAGTAGATTGTCCAGAAGTAGATGGCTCGTTAAGATCGACCACTTCGATCACGTCGGGAATTCTAGCCTGCTGAGAGATCTCGTTAACAATCAATACTTCATCCTGGGTATCGATAGGGGCTTGCAGTTCTTTCCATCTGTAGTAATTAAACACACAATTCAGGTctcaattttaatttacaaaattttatgttttaccTTTCTCGTTGTGCTTCGCCTAGATGTCCAACAATCAAATCTTTCCCGAGCAAATTTTGCAATTCCAACAAAACCAGGTCAACACGTTGTTTGTCTGATGCGTGCATATCTAGTAAAGCGATCAATACATCTTCGTCAACGTCTTCGTTGGAGATAGAGTTCGCTTCTAGAACTTGACGAATTCGGGAAACATCTTCGACAAGAGAAGTCATGTCTCcttgaaaattaaacatgACATTGTGAGAATTACACAGTGTCAGCAAGCAAATGAAAAATCCAttcccatttttaattaaaccATCAATAAAACAATGTGTTACACCCATTTAAACTTTAACTACTCAAACTCAAGAATTTACATGATCTTACTACATATTACATAAGTTCATTAAATcaatttagcaaaatatttgatGGTTTTAGTTACTTTCTAAGTTTAAGTTTGAAGTTgttataaaaaagaataaaatttgttaattatTGCATctggaaaaactaaaaattgttACCTTTTGTGATACCACactattgaagaaaaaacatcaatATTGAAGACAGCACACAAATCCCATCTAACTtatgtagttaagattattcccGATAATTGAATGTGTAAGTGAGCCTGTAATGTACATGAAATATGTGGTTTCATTATGACAATTTGCATTCCAAACTCTTAAAACTAAAACT
This region includes:
- the LOC124336290 gene encoding uncharacterized protein LOC124336290; the protein is MTSLVEDVSRIRQVLEANSISNEDVDEDVLIALLDMHASDKQRVDLVLLELQNLLGKDLIVGHLGEAQRERWKELQAPIDTQDEVLIVNEISQQARIPDVIEVVDLNEPSTSGQSTVYSAQLSSSKRKLSSDSTESNIPKKQASATNLIDREAKNHKSDCDMQPSRCRCPFVSWIWAQLPDAVKSVRSGKWMLFISKQYVDQTWEKVKNLLASNQLGNGAKVANGEAKTYLICLYTYDFEDVRDVFRVLVALKRNRLAGGHLNYKTDDATYQGLYTTDQAAKAAGFQSAKKNHPNEKVSMYTSPPPLTNNPGGDKDFVQLFLNNIGPDCRKGLVAELRKNSDDAESKEIFYHPPQLVPTSLTKRSSKKSTSK